One Maridesulfovibrio bastinii DSM 16055 genomic region harbors:
- a CDS encoding caspase family protein, which translates to MFKKTFLILIIMITLSCCGRKTAYYSAKDKVTTLSQYYNDQYKQKGMKENTPNNTLLKLTQTENLTYKNKSNIQRPNAIAVIIGNANYKKFQNGIPNVDFAHNDAEAAQKTFIDVLGVNPENIIYVEDATQASLISIFGSSKNFKGKLYNWVKPGKSEIFIYYSGHGAPSLNNKGAYLVPVDANISYISDTGYSIDLLYKNISKIPSTQNIVILDACFSGESGGGTLFQNASPALYKTSSHIKNIKRTYLMSSTSVGELSNWYPEKKHSLFTYYLLDGLNGKADMNLDSRITFGEIQNYVTNEVNYKARRLTGREQHPIFIAKDKNNALVYFK; encoded by the coding sequence ATGTTTAAAAAGACTTTCTTAATTTTGATAATAATGATTACGCTTAGTTGCTGCGGCAGAAAGACGGCTTATTACTCTGCGAAAGATAAAGTCACGACTTTATCGCAATATTATAACGATCAATACAAACAAAAAGGAATGAAGGAGAATACCCCCAACAACACGCTTTTGAAACTTACTCAAACTGAAAATCTCACTTACAAAAATAAAAGTAATATACAACGTCCTAATGCTATTGCTGTAATCATTGGCAACGCCAACTATAAAAAGTTCCAAAACGGCATTCCTAACGTTGATTTTGCACACAATGATGCAGAAGCAGCCCAAAAAACATTCATAGATGTATTAGGGGTAAACCCTGAAAATATTATATATGTTGAGGATGCAACCCAAGCCAGTTTAATTTCTATCTTTGGTTCAAGCAAAAATTTTAAAGGCAAACTTTATAATTGGGTAAAACCTGGAAAATCTGAAATTTTTATTTACTATTCAGGACATGGTGCACCAAGCCTTAATAACAAGGGGGCATATCTAGTGCCTGTCGATGCTAATATTAGCTATATCTCTGACACGGGGTATTCAATTGATTTATTATACAAGAATATAAGCAAGATTCCTTCTACTCAAAATATCGTTATTCTTGATGCTTGCTTTAGTGGAGAATCTGGTGGTGGAACTCTTTTTCAAAATGCTTCTCCAGCTTTGTATAAAACAAGTTCACATATAAAAAATATTAAACGCACTTACTTAATGAGTAGTACATCAGTAGGAGAACTAAGCAACTGGTATCCAGAGAAAAAACATAGTTTGTTTACCTACTATTTACTTGATGGACTAAATGGAAAAGCTGATATGAACCTTGACTCTCGAATTACATTTGGGGAAATTCAAAATTATGTAACTAATGAGGTCAACTATAAAGCACGCAGATTAACAGGAAGAGAGCAACATCCAATTTTTATTGCAAAAGACAAGAACAACGCGCTAGTATATTTTAAATAG
- a CDS encoding DUF4384 domain-containing protein, producing the protein MMLSNYSFIKKAPSLLILIGLLIFGFSNLCFAEQKIVKTTGSCAIVGMTPDQASYLAKQRARSAAIEKAAGVSVSSSTLVTNGKVAANFIKSFSYGFIIAEKVKWLPISQHQVADNPPIPVYGVELTSTVITNPKKTHLGLKAKLNKSVFKYGEKSFITVSSRKRAEVAIFNITADNKVIMLFPQDYDSKNVISQSATLLFPRPESGMELTMVTMDGHKHDAEGFMIAAMHTNEQISWLDCFIPNEQYDFCSFFKKYSKVAHLSEDKVLPYEVYF; encoded by the coding sequence ATGATGTTAAGTAATTATTCTTTTATAAAAAAAGCACCATCACTTCTTATTCTTATCGGGTTATTAATTTTCGGTTTTTCAAATTTATGCTTTGCGGAACAAAAAATAGTTAAGACAACAGGATCATGCGCAATTGTTGGTATGACTCCAGATCAGGCCAGCTACCTTGCAAAACAAAGAGCGCGATCCGCTGCAATAGAAAAAGCTGCCGGTGTTTCGGTTTCATCTTCTACCCTGGTTACAAATGGAAAAGTGGCAGCAAATTTTATTAAATCTTTTTCTTATGGATTCATTATCGCAGAAAAAGTCAAATGGCTGCCTATCAGTCAACATCAAGTGGCTGATAATCCCCCCATTCCTGTCTATGGAGTGGAACTAACATCCACAGTAATTACTAATCCTAAAAAAACTCACCTCGGGCTAAAGGCCAAACTTAATAAATCCGTATTCAAGTATGGTGAAAAATCTTTTATTACCGTCAGTTCAAGAAAAAGAGCAGAAGTAGCTATCTTTAACATCACTGCCGACAATAAAGTTATTATGCTCTTTCCCCAAGACTACGACTCAAAAAATGTAATTTCACAGTCAGCAACATTACTGTTCCCCCGTCCAGAATCCGGTATGGAATTAACAATGGTTACCATGGATGGACATAAACACGATGCTGAAGGTTTTATGATAGCTGCCATGCACACCAATGAACAAATATCCTGGTTAGACTGCTTTATCCCTAATGAACAATATGACTTTTGTTCATTCTTCAAAAAATATTCAAAAGTAGCACACTTATCAGAAGATAAAGTACTTCCATACGAAGTTTACTTTTAA